One genomic window of Nakamurella panacisegetis includes the following:
- a CDS encoding amidohydrolase family protein, whose product MARPAPLHFTGRDAATGESVEYWMAGGVFVDTPVRDAVELTGWSLPGFVDAHCHVGYSAEGAVSLEVAEQQARIDLATGVLAIRDCGSPVDTRPLTDRDDLPILVRAGQHIARPKRYIRDLGVDLDEVSDLPAEVARQVAYGGGWIKIVGDWIDRSIGDLAPLWPDDVLAEAIGVAHDGGCRVTSHVFGEDALPGLLAAGVDCIEHGTGLTDETIAEMVQRRVHLVPTMINIANFPMFADAATRFPAYAKHMRDLHERSDDTFAAAAAAGVPVHAGTDAGGYIEHGRIVDEVTAMGRIGLDPRSVLHATTHDARNWLGLGAQDLGDSADLVIYPEDPAANVEILRSPSMVIRAGRPAG is encoded by the coding sequence ATGGCCAGGCCAGCCCCGCTTCACTTCACCGGCCGGGACGCCGCCACCGGTGAGAGCGTCGAATACTGGATGGCCGGCGGTGTTTTCGTCGACACCCCGGTTCGGGACGCGGTCGAGCTGACCGGCTGGTCACTGCCCGGGTTCGTCGATGCCCATTGCCACGTCGGCTACTCGGCCGAGGGTGCGGTGTCCCTCGAGGTTGCCGAGCAGCAGGCCCGCATCGACCTGGCCACCGGCGTGCTGGCCATCCGCGACTGCGGCTCACCGGTCGACACCCGGCCGTTGACCGATCGTGACGACCTGCCGATCCTGGTGCGGGCCGGGCAGCACATCGCGCGGCCGAAGCGGTACATCCGTGATCTCGGGGTCGATCTCGACGAGGTGTCCGATCTGCCGGCCGAGGTGGCTCGTCAGGTCGCCTACGGCGGCGGCTGGATCAAGATCGTCGGCGACTGGATCGACCGGAGCATCGGCGATCTGGCCCCGCTCTGGCCGGACGACGTGCTGGCCGAGGCGATCGGGGTCGCGCACGACGGCGGCTGCCGGGTGACCTCGCACGTGTTCGGTGAGGACGCGCTGCCCGGCCTCCTGGCCGCCGGGGTCGACTGCATCGAGCACGGCACCGGCCTCACCGACGAGACGATCGCCGAGATGGTGCAACGCCGGGTACACCTGGTCCCCACGATGATCAACATCGCCAACTTCCCGATGTTCGCCGATGCCGCAACCCGGTTTCCGGCGTACGCGAAGCACATGCGGGACCTGCACGAGCGCAGCGACGACACGTTCGCCGCGGCCGCCGCGGCCGGCGTTCCGGTGCACGCCGGCACCGATGCCGGCGGGTACATCGAGCACGGCCGGATCGTCGACGAGGTGACGGCCATGGGCCGCATCGGGCTCGATCCGCGCTCCGTCCTGCACGCCACCACCCATGACGCCCGCAACTGGCTCGGGCTCGGTGCGCAGGACCTGGGGGATTCGGCCGACCTGGTGATCTATCCCGAGGATCCGGCCGCGAACGTCGAGATCCTGAGGTCGCCGTCGATGGTGATCCGAGCGGGCCGACCGGCCGGCTGA
- a CDS encoding P-II family nitrogen regulator — protein sequence MKLITAVIKPFKLDEVRAALLAFGVQGMTVSESSGYGRQRGHTEVYRGAEYTVELLPKVKVEILVDDEDADDVVDVVVRAARTGKIGDGKVWATTVENVVRVRTGERGQEAL from the coding sequence ATGAAGTTGATCACCGCCGTCATCAAGCCCTTCAAGCTCGACGAGGTCCGTGCCGCGCTACTGGCGTTCGGCGTCCAGGGGATGACGGTGTCCGAATCGTCCGGCTACGGCCGGCAGCGCGGGCACACCGAGGTCTACCGCGGTGCCGAGTACACGGTCGAACTGCTGCCGAAGGTCAAGGTCGAGATCCTGGTCGACGACGAGGACGCGGACGACGTGGTCGACGTGGTCGTGCGGGCCGCCCGCACCGGCAAGATCGGCGACGGGAAGGTATGGGCCACCACGGTCGAGAACGTCGTGCGGGTTCGCACCGGCGAGCGCGGTCAGGAAGCCCTGTAA
- the ffh gene encoding signal recognition particle protein, whose translation MFDTLSDRLATVFSTLRGKGRLTPADIDATAREIRIALLEADVALPVVRTFIAAIKERATAADVSAALNPAQQVIKIVNEELVDILGGETRRLVFAKNPPTVIMLAGLQGAGKTTLAGKLALWLRGQGHAPLLVACDLQRPNAVTQLQVVGEQAGVAVFAPEPGNGVGDPVGVAKSGIEFAKSKLHDIVIVDTAGRLGVDAELMQQAADIRDAVDPNEILFVLDAMIGQDAVNTAQAFADGVGFTGVVLTKLDGDARGGAALSVRQITGVPIMFASTGEKLADFDTFHPDRMASRILGMGDMLTLIEQAEQHFEADQAEEMAAKLAGNDFTLDDFLQQMMMIRKMGPIGGLLGMLPGAGQMKEALAGVDDRDIDRTAAIIQSMTPGERKDPKIINASRRVRIAKGSGATVSQVNALVDRFFEARKMMSAMAGRFGFPGARTSNRKAVKGRKGKKGKVSGRGPTPPKIKGGFPAGMGMPGMGMPGMPGLGGAGGPQLPAAFGLDQLPAGFDPSQLKFPKK comes from the coding sequence GTGTTCGACACCCTCTCTGATCGCCTGGCCACCGTCTTTTCCACCCTCCGGGGTAAGGGCCGGCTGACGCCGGCCGACATCGACGCCACCGCTCGCGAGATCCGCATCGCGCTGCTGGAGGCGGATGTCGCCCTACCGGTGGTCCGGACGTTCATCGCCGCGATCAAGGAACGGGCGACCGCGGCTGACGTCTCAGCGGCGCTCAACCCGGCTCAGCAGGTCATCAAGATCGTGAACGAGGAGTTGGTCGACATCCTCGGCGGCGAGACCCGCCGCCTGGTGTTCGCCAAGAACCCGCCGACGGTCATCATGCTGGCCGGGCTCCAGGGCGCCGGCAAGACGACGTTGGCCGGCAAGCTGGCGCTGTGGCTGCGCGGTCAGGGTCACGCCCCGCTGCTGGTGGCGTGTGACCTTCAGCGACCCAACGCCGTCACCCAGCTGCAGGTGGTCGGTGAGCAGGCCGGCGTGGCCGTGTTCGCCCCCGAGCCCGGCAACGGGGTCGGCGACCCGGTCGGGGTGGCGAAGTCCGGCATCGAGTTCGCCAAGTCCAAGCTGCACGACATCGTCATCGTCGACACCGCCGGTCGGCTGGGTGTGGACGCCGAGCTGATGCAGCAGGCCGCCGACATCCGCGATGCCGTGGACCCGAACGAGATCCTGTTCGTCCTCGACGCGATGATCGGCCAGGACGCGGTCAACACGGCGCAGGCCTTCGCCGATGGGGTCGGCTTCACCGGTGTCGTGCTGACCAAGCTGGACGGCGACGCCCGCGGTGGCGCCGCCCTCTCGGTCCGGCAGATCACCGGCGTGCCCATCATGTTCGCCTCCACCGGCGAGAAGCTGGCCGACTTCGACACCTTCCACCCCGACCGGATGGCCTCCCGCATCCTGGGCATGGGGGACATGCTCACGCTGATCGAGCAGGCCGAGCAGCACTTCGAGGCCGACCAGGCCGAGGAGATGGCGGCCAAGCTGGCCGGCAACGACTTCACCCTCGACGACTTCCTGCAGCAGATGATGATGATCCGCAAGATGGGTCCCATCGGCGGCCTGCTCGGCATGCTGCCCGGCGCCGGGCAGATGAAGGAAGCACTGGCCGGCGTTGACGACCGCGACATCGACCGGACCGCGGCGATCATCCAGTCGATGACGCCGGGAGAGCGCAAGGACCCGAAGATCATCAACGCCTCGCGCCGAGTCCGGATCGCGAAGGGGTCCGGGGCGACCGTCTCCCAGGTCAACGCTCTCGTCGACCGGTTCTTCGAGGCCCGCAAGATGATGTCGGCGATGGCCGGCCGATTCGGTTTCCCGGGGGCGCGGACCAGCAACCGCAAGGCCGTCAAGGGGCGAAAGGGTAAGAAGGGCAAGGTGTCCGGCCGCGGTCCGACGCCGCCGAAGATCAAGGGCGGCTTCCCGGCCGGGATGGGTATGCCCGGGATGGGCATGCCCGGAATGCCGGGTCTGGGTGGGGCCGGTGGCCCGCAGCTCCCGGCCGCGTTCGGGCTCGACCAGCTCCCGGCCGGCTTCGACCCGTCGCAGCTCAAGTTCCCGAAGAAGTAA
- a CDS encoding [protein-PII] uridylyltransferase has protein sequence MDSRFDPERGGFTELRAQLLGRTGITGPARRRALARLTDGWLSGLAADAGVNVGGVALVAVGGFGRGELSPFSDLDLVLLHSTETPTSYAEMLAERLWYPIWDSGIRLDHSVRSVGGARQIARQDLPAVLGMLDLRHIAGDPELASTLHRRVLADWRADAKERLPALLASCRERAERSGELAFATTPDLKESRGGLRDLVVMRAVAASWLADCPHQGLEEARSALLDVRDAVQTVTGRPTDRLQQQDQDAVATLMGLDDRDMLLRHVSAIGRTVVHASDLTWHRVGRVIQGPGRGAFTDAGDRLIRRPDRTPLADGIVEQDGEAVLARTVNPATSPALALRAAAAAAQAGLPVSPATVVRLARTRPVMPEPWPPVALDAFLALLGAGEPMITAWEGLDQAGLISEMLPGWERLRSLPQRDPIHIYTVDRHLMQTAVNASALVRNVSRPDLLLLAAIFHDIGKGLPGDHSTVGAEMIPSWLERLGVVKADVETVRTLVQHHLLLSETAAHRDPDDPATVARVVDALGSESPSAVLDLLHALTESDATAAGPAAWSPWKASQVRYLVDRVRSVLAGEPVPDAGEPSRTEQELIAAGGTGVVIRPGETGLEVTVAAPDRPGLLAAAAAVLTVHRLTVRAAAARSIDGTGLQTWTVTPEFGDPPEASTLRADLVKALDGSLDIAARLAKRARARKPTTAAPPAVRIVENASERATVLEVRAHDSPGLLAGVASTLSGLGVNVTSARVHTHGAEAVDIFYLVGLDGSPLRPTRGREIVAAVVAALG, from the coding sequence ATGGATTCGAGATTCGATCCCGAACGGGGCGGATTCACTGAACTGAGAGCCCAGCTGCTGGGCCGGACCGGGATCACCGGTCCGGCCCGGCGCCGGGCTCTTGCCCGCTTGACCGACGGTTGGCTCTCCGGCCTGGCCGCCGACGCCGGCGTCAACGTCGGCGGGGTCGCGCTGGTCGCCGTGGGCGGTTTCGGGCGCGGTGAGTTGTCGCCCTTCTCCGACCTCGACCTGGTACTTCTGCATTCGACCGAGACCCCGACGTCGTACGCCGAGATGCTGGCCGAGCGGCTGTGGTACCCGATCTGGGACTCCGGCATCCGTCTGGACCATTCGGTCCGGTCGGTCGGCGGGGCGCGCCAGATCGCCCGGCAGGACCTGCCGGCCGTGCTGGGCATGCTCGATCTGCGGCACATCGCCGGCGATCCCGAGTTGGCCAGCACGTTGCACCGTCGCGTCCTGGCCGACTGGCGAGCGGACGCGAAGGAACGCCTCCCCGCCCTGCTGGCCTCCTGCCGGGAACGGGCCGAGCGCAGCGGTGAACTCGCCTTTGCCACCACCCCTGATCTGAAGGAATCCCGCGGCGGTCTGCGTGACCTCGTGGTGATGCGGGCCGTCGCCGCCTCCTGGCTGGCCGACTGTCCCCATCAGGGTCTGGAGGAGGCCCGCTCGGCGCTGCTGGACGTGCGGGACGCCGTGCAGACCGTCACCGGCCGCCCCACCGACCGCCTACAGCAGCAGGACCAGGACGCCGTGGCCACGCTGATGGGCCTGGACGACCGGGACATGCTGCTGCGGCACGTGTCCGCCATCGGGCGCACGGTGGTACACGCCAGCGACCTGACCTGGCACCGGGTCGGCCGGGTGATCCAGGGCCCGGGACGCGGTGCGTTCACCGACGCCGGTGACCGGCTGATCCGCCGTCCGGACCGGACCCCACTGGCCGACGGCATCGTCGAGCAGGACGGGGAGGCCGTACTGGCCCGCACCGTCAACCCGGCGACCTCGCCCGCTCTGGCCCTGCGCGCGGCCGCGGCCGCCGCGCAGGCCGGGTTGCCCGTCTCCCCGGCCACCGTGGTGCGGCTGGCCCGCACCCGGCCCGTCATGCCCGAGCCGTGGCCGCCGGTCGCGCTCGACGCCTTCCTGGCCCTGCTCGGCGCGGGTGAACCGATGATCACCGCCTGGGAGGGTCTCGACCAGGCCGGGCTGATCTCGGAGATGCTCCCCGGCTGGGAACGCCTGCGATCGCTGCCGCAGCGGGACCCCATCCACATCTACACCGTCGACCGGCATCTGATGCAGACCGCGGTCAACGCATCGGCGTTGGTGCGCAACGTGTCCCGGCCGGATCTGCTGCTGCTGGCGGCGATCTTCCACGACATCGGCAAGGGCCTGCCCGGCGATCACTCGACGGTCGGCGCGGAGATGATCCCGAGCTGGCTGGAACGCCTCGGAGTGGTCAAGGCCGACGTCGAGACCGTCCGGACGCTGGTCCAGCACCACCTGCTGCTGTCCGAGACGGCCGCCCATCGCGATCCGGACGATCCGGCCACGGTCGCTCGGGTGGTCGATGCGTTGGGCAGTGAATCGCCGTCGGCCGTGCTCGATCTGCTCCACGCGCTGACCGAGTCCGACGCCACCGCGGCCGGGCCCGCCGCCTGGTCGCCCTGGAAGGCGAGCCAGGTCAGGTACCTGGTCGACCGGGTCCGTTCGGTACTGGCCGGGGAACCGGTGCCCGACGCCGGCGAGCCGAGCCGCACCGAACAGGAACTCATCGCGGCCGGCGGTACCGGCGTGGTGATCCGGCCCGGGGAGACCGGCCTGGAAGTGACGGTCGCGGCTCCCGACCGGCCGGGTCTGCTGGCCGCGGCGGCGGCCGTGCTCACCGTTCATCGACTCACCGTCCGCGCTGCGGCCGCCCGCAGCATCGACGGGACCGGCCTGCAGACCTGGACCGTCACCCCAGAGTTCGGCGACCCGCCGGAGGCGTCCACCCTGCGGGCCGACCTGGTCAAGGCGCTGGACGGCTCGCTGGACATCGCCGCCCGGTTGGCCAAGCGGGCCAGGGCGCGCAAGCCGACCACGGCGGCGCCGCCCGCGGTGCGGATCGTCGAGAACGCCTCCGAGCGGGCGACCGTGCTGGAGGTCAGAGCCCACGATTCGCCGGGCCTGCTGGCCGGCGTGGCCTCGACCCTGTCCGGCCTCGGGGTGAACGTCACCTCGGCCCGCGTGCACACCCACGGGGCGGAGGCGGTCGACATCTTCTACCTGGTCGGACTGGACGGATCGCCGTTGCGCCCGACGCGGGGCCGGGAGATCGTCGCGGCCGTTGTCGCGGCGCTGGGATAG
- the rimM gene encoding ribosome maturation factor RimM (Essential for efficient processing of 16S rRNA) gives MTQLQVGRIGRAHGIRGEVTITPFTDDPDRRFAVGSRLQTDSAARPVLVVAGARRSGPVQVVGFEGIVDRNTAETLRGIHLLVDAEALPETEDEDEFYDHQLVGLAVHHHSTGEVLGEVVDVMHPPAAPVLVINRPDGTEELVPFVSAIVPVVDLAAGTVTVDPPDGMFA, from the coding sequence ATGACGCAGTTGCAGGTCGGCCGTATTGGTCGGGCCCACGGAATTCGTGGCGAGGTCACCATCACCCCGTTCACCGACGACCCGGATCGTCGGTTCGCCGTCGGTTCCCGTCTGCAGACGGACTCCGCCGCGCGGCCCGTCCTCGTCGTCGCCGGCGCCCGACGGTCCGGCCCGGTGCAGGTCGTCGGCTTCGAGGGGATCGTCGACCGGAACACCGCGGAGACCCTGCGCGGCATCCACCTGCTGGTCGACGCCGAGGCCCTCCCGGAGACCGAGGACGAGGATGAGTTCTACGACCACCAGCTGGTCGGCCTGGCGGTGCACCACCACTCCACCGGGGAGGTCCTGGGCGAGGTCGTCGACGTCATGCACCCGCCGGCCGCACCGGTCCTGGTGATCAATCGCCCGGACGGCACCGAGGAACTTGTCCCGTTCGTCAGCGCGATCGTCCCGGTGGTGGATCTGGCGGCCGGCACGGTGACGGTGGACCCGCCGGACGGCATGTTCGCATGA
- the rpsP gene encoding 30S ribosomal protein S16: MAVKIKLARFGKIREPFYRVVVADARTRRSGRAIEAIGKYHPKMEPSVIEIDSERAQYWLSVGAQPTESVLSLLKVTGDWQKFKGLPGAEGTLKPQPVPVDKRARYEAAIAAIGSEDAPAATTPKKKAAKSSDDTAAATEDVADTDEK; the protein is encoded by the coding sequence GTGGCTGTCAAGATCAAGCTCGCTCGATTCGGCAAGATTCGCGAGCCTTTCTACCGCGTTGTCGTCGCCGATGCCCGCACCCGCCGTAGCGGCCGCGCCATCGAGGCGATCGGCAAGTACCACCCGAAGATGGAGCCGTCGGTCATCGAAATCGACTCCGAGCGTGCGCAGTACTGGCTCAGCGTCGGCGCGCAGCCGACCGAATCGGTGCTGTCCCTGCTCAAGGTGACCGGTGACTGGCAGAAGTTCAAGGGCCTGCCGGGTGCCGAAGGCACCTTGAAGCCGCAGCCGGTTCCGGTCGACAAGCGGGCGCGCTACGAGGCCGCGATCGCGGCTATCGGCAGCGAGGACGCTCCGGCGGCCACCACGCCGAAGAAGAAGGCCGCCAAGTCCTCGGACGACACGGCCGCCGCGACCGAAGATGTCGCCGACACCGACGAGAAGTGA
- a CDS encoding RCC1 domain-containing protein, with the protein MTAGIPQAPECRVGPWRDIVAAVGWNGDGQCDVADWTGVVGIAAGWRRTLGVLADGTVRAAGRAREGACDVGSWSEIVAVAAGDWHSVGLRADGTATAVGNNRRGQGELRAWHGLRSIAAGYLHTVALTRTGRVLAAGDAAVGVDEVTGWQDIVAVSAGSRHTVGVDTRGRVFAAGDNQRGQCDVASWRHVVAVAAGSAHTLGLRADGSVLAAGNDEDGQCDTSGWHLRID; encoded by the coding sequence GTGACGGCAGGCATCCCCCAGGCGCCCGAGTGCCGCGTCGGTCCGTGGCGGGACATCGTCGCGGCGGTCGGCTGGAACGGGGACGGCCAGTGCGATGTCGCAGATTGGACGGGCGTCGTCGGCATTGCCGCGGGTTGGCGGCGCACCCTCGGGGTCCTTGCCGACGGCACCGTCCGCGCGGCCGGCCGGGCCCGGGAGGGGGCGTGCGACGTCGGCTCCTGGAGCGAGATCGTGGCCGTGGCCGCCGGGGACTGGCACTCCGTCGGCCTCCGCGCCGACGGGACCGCGACCGCGGTCGGCAACAACCGCCGGGGGCAGGGCGAGCTGAGAGCGTGGCACGGCCTGCGCTCGATCGCCGCCGGCTACCTGCACACCGTGGCGCTCACGCGGACGGGGCGGGTGCTCGCCGCCGGCGACGCGGCGGTCGGCGTCGACGAGGTGACCGGATGGCAGGACATCGTCGCCGTGTCGGCCGGAAGTCGCCACACGGTCGGCGTCGACACCCGCGGGAGGGTCTTCGCCGCCGGGGACAACCAGCGGGGGCAGTGCGACGTCGCGTCGTGGCGCCACGTCGTCGCGGTGGCCGCGGGCTCGGCCCACACCCTCGGGCTCCGCGCCGACGGATCGGTGCTGGCCGCGGGCAATGACGAGGACGGTCAGTGCGACACCTCTGGTTGGCACCTCCGGATCGACTGA
- a CDS encoding RNA-binding protein produces the protein MSVLTDALEHLVKGIVDHEEDVHVDLTTGRRGRTLQIRVHPDDLGKVIGRGGRTATALRTVMSAVGGRGIRVDVVDTDR, from the coding sequence GTGAGCGTGCTCACCGACGCCCTTGAACACCTGGTCAAGGGCATTGTTGATCACGAGGAGGACGTCCACGTCGACCTGACCACCGGTCGCCGCGGACGGACCCTCCAGATCCGGGTTCACCCGGACGATCTGGGCAAGGTCATCGGCCGAGGCGGACGGACGGCCACCGCGTTGCGGACGGTCATGTCGGCCGTCGGTGGTCGCGGGATCCGGGTCGACGTCGTCGACACCGACCGCTGA